In Lodderomyces elongisporus chromosome 2, complete sequence, the following proteins share a genomic window:
- the GAD2 gene encoding Glutamate decarboxylase 2 codes for MSIVSDLEKDRVTELDELLTAIKPKLISYISQADPNSEHYNSRSLGTYHEPTFLKQQFIELSGNNLDKPCSETQLAETIDKVLEYSVNTWNPGFLDKLYASNNPIGVISDLLLSILNTNSHVYTVSPVLSVLENYIGHKYASLFFTNDQETCGGLTFSGGSWSNITSMQIARSLKYPDTKLTGNANYKFAIYTSKHCHYSVVKGAILLGLGSQNVFKVDVTPQGLLNVLDLENTIEKSISDGYTPLYINSTAGTTVFGSYDPFIQISKIARKYNCHFHIDGSWGGNVIFSPVYRNRLQGSELADSITVNPHKMLGIPNTCSFLLLPHVKNFQTAMSLQAPYLFHGRDNPDEANYDLADGTMGCGRRADSFKFYLAWLYYGQVGFQNRVEHAYKIQEYFVQTIKAHSDFEIVGPEFPQCLQVCFYYHPPSVKNNGGNNTEVTRYISRELHKLGKYLVDFSPNPENDVKGEFFRVVFNSPILTDKIVDDLIESIIKVGSELK; via the coding sequence ATGTCTATTGTTTCGGATTTAGAGAAAGATAGGGTTACTGAGCTTGATGAGTTATTGACTGCAATTAAACCGAAATTGATCAGTTATATTTCACAAGCTGATCCAAACTCTGAGCACTACAACTCGAGATCTTTGGGGACTTATCATGAACCTACATTTTTGAAACAACAGTTTATAGAATTGAGTGGCAATAACTTGGACAAGCCATGTTCCGAGACGCAGTTGGCGGAGACTATTGATAAGGTTCTCGAGTACTCTGTCAATACATGGAACCCTGGGTTTCTTGATAAGTTGTATGCGTCAAACAATCCGATTGGAGTAATTTCTGACTTGCTTTTGAGTATTTTAAACACAAACTCACACGTGTATACTGTGTCGCCTGTGTTGTCGGTGTTGGAAAACTATATTGGGCACAAGTATGcgtctttgttctttaccAATGATCAAGAAACGTGCGGAGGGTTGACATTTAGTGGTGGGTCGTGGTCAAATATAACAAGTATGCAAATTGCGCGAAGTCTAAAGTACCCGGACACAAAGCTTACGGGAAATGCAAATTACAAGTTTGCAATTTATACCAGTAAGCACTGTCATTACTCAGTGGTGAAGGGTGCTATTTTGTTGGGGTTGGGATCGCAAAATGTTTTTAAAGTTGATGTGACTCCACAAGGGCTTTTGAATGTGTTGGATCTTGAAAACACCattgaaaaaagtattAGTGATGGCTATACACCGTTGTACATCAACTCGACTGCTGGTACCACTGTTTTTGGCTCTTACGATCCTTTCATCCAGATATCCAAAATTGCTAGAAAGTACAATTGTCATTTCCATATTGACGGCTCATGGGGAGGTAATGTAATCTTTTCGCCGGTGTATAGGAATAGATTGCAAGGGTCCGAGCTTGCTGACTCCATCACGGTGAACCCACACAAGATGTTGGGAATCCCAAACACGTGCTCATTTTTGCTCTTGCCACACGTGAAGAACTTTCAGACTGCCATGTCTTTACAGGCACCCTATTTGTTCCATGGACGGGATAACCCTGATGAGGCCAATTATGACTTGGCAGATGGAACAATGGGGTGTGGCCGACGTGCAGACTCGTTCAAGTTTTATCTTGCATGGTTGTACTATGGTCAAGTTGGGTTTCAAAATAGGGTTGAGCATGCTTATAAGATCCAGGAGTACTTTGTGCAAACGATAAAGGCTCACTCTGACTTTGAGATTGTTGGGCCGGAGTTTCCTCAATGTTTGCAAGTGTGTTTTTATTACCACCCTCCTCTGGTGAAGAACAATGGTGGAAACAATACCGAGGTGACAAGGTACATTTCGAGAGAGTTGCACAAGTTGGGCAAATATTTAGTCGACTTTAGCCCTAACCCCGAAAACGATGTCAAGGGAGAGTTCTTTAGGGTAGTGTTCAACTCCCCTATTCTAACTGACAAGATTGTTGACGATTTGATTGAGAGTATTATAAAAGTTGGGTCCGAATTGAAATAG
- a CDS encoding uncharacterized protein (BUSCO:EOG09263HE6): MITHPLFKTIIYQQRNFLLKSLCRCQPLSNNSTPFHDELTPTDLSDFGLDDFMYYQESPEVKQYREQNQGDLFPLKKLIDEWSHKTKDRGKISLQSIALLTEPLVLVSKYTDPHINLALEDYIYNKMPKPVSKTDYNSQRLLFYTNRPCVVIGKNQNPWKEVNIPLLKNSKIPLIRRRSGGGTVVHDLGNVNFSFMTSKDDFDRFEFVDLVTKAVNGSDMHIATKIEVNKRGDIVTKKNGEELKISGSAYKISRGKSYHHGTMLLNSDLKTLKQLLSREEFIFGKIDSKSSIDSVRSKVTNLGISSTGFINSVASKFNEKYALAGLKEQINEPNLYSENKNKNLEINMDADKEFNEMMGLTPFTEVDHPPFPKIIEIEEEIFELPKEVFDTAKELKQWEWIYGHTPPFTHTMNNSDLGLQLEFTVEKGKVTEMEWRFIKSSSGQDQDQDKKQLEHIMQAAKEKLLSSNYRGDVIKEAFTGTNQGEEVGSWLFKIIG; the protein is encoded by the coding sequence ATGATTACACATCCGCTATTTAAAACTATTATCTACCAACAGAGGAATTTCTTGTTAAAGTCACTCTGTAGATGCCAGCCTTTATCCAACAACTCTACGCCATTCCACGATGAGTTAACTCCCACAGATTTGTCTGATTTTGGACTAGATGATTTTATGTATTATCAAGAATCACCAGAAGTCAAGCAGTATAGAGAGCAGAATCAAGGGGATTTGTTTCCCTTAAAGAAGCTTATTGATGAGTGGTCCCacaagacaaaagacaGAGGGAAGATTAGTTTACAGCTGATAGCCCTTCTCACAGAGCCTCTAGTATTGGTATCCAAATACACCGATCCACATATCAACTTAGCTCTAGAGgattatatatacaataaAATGCCCAAGCCAGTACTGAAAACAGATTACAACTCCCAAAGATTGCTTTTCTACACCAACCGACCGTGCGTGGTTATTGGCAAAAACCAGAATCCGTGGAAAGAAGTGAATATACCCTTGCTAAAAAATTCGAAAATACCTTTAATAAGAAGACGATCGGGTGGGGGCACAGTTGTTCACGACTTGGGTAATGTGAATTTCTCATTCATGACTTCAAAAGACGATTTTGATcgatttgaatttgttgatCTAGTCACCAAGGCCGTTAACGGTAGTGATATGCACATCGCGACAAAAATCGAGGTTAATAAAAGAGGTGACATTGTTACAAAGAAGAACGGAGAAGAGCTCAAAATTAGTGGTTCGGCATACAAGATATCCAGGGGCAAATCTTACCACCACGGAACTATGCTCTTGAATCTggatttgaaaacattaaAGCAATTGTTAAGTCGAGAAGAATTTATCTTTGGAAAGATTGATTCCAAGAGCTCCATAGACTCAGTCAGGTCAAAAGTGACCAATTTGGGTATATCGAGTACTGGTTTTATCAATAGCGTTGCTAGTAAATTCAATGAAAAATATGCTCTTGCTGGGCTAAAAGAGCAAATAAACGAGCCAAATTTGTATTCagagaataagaataagaatCTCGAGATAAACATGGATGCAGACAAAGAATTCAACGAAATGATGGGGTTGACACCGTTTACAGAAGTTGATCACCCACCTTTCCCCAAAATTATCGAAATTGAGGAAGAAATATTCGAGTTACCAAAAGAGGTCTTCGATACCGCAAAAGAGCTTAAACAATGGGAGTGGATATATGGACACACTCCTCCATTCACGCACACTATGAATAATTCAGATCTTGGCTTGCAGTTGGAATTCACTGtagagaaaggaaaagtgaCGGAAATGGAATGGAGGTTCATCAAGAGCAGTAGTGGTCAAGATCAAGACCAGgataaaaaacaattggagCATATAATGCAAGCAGCGAAGGAAAAACTCCTATCAAGTAATTACAGAGGAGATGTTATAAAAGAAGCTTTTACTGGCACAAATCAAGGTGAAGAAGTCGGATCATGGTTGTTTAAAATAATAGGCTAA